A region of the Brachyhypopomus gauderio isolate BG-103 chromosome 11, BGAUD_0.2, whole genome shotgun sequence genome:
CGCTCGGCCGTCTCCAGCCTCTGGCGCTTCTGCACCTCCATCATCACGCGCAGCGTCTCCCTGGCCTGGTGGGGGCGGTACTCGTTGATGAGGTGGTGCATGTGCACGAACAGCAGCTTCAAGTCCTCCAGCTTCTCCTCCCGTTTAATGCTGCCGGGGCTCTTGATGAGGAtgtccagcaggtccaggaaGTTGACCAGGATGGACATGTTGAGCTTCTTCAACTCCCGCTTGTGGTCGAACTGCACGGGGTGCAGGCGCTCGATGCCCTGGCTCTCCAGGGGGCGGATGATGAGGTCGTCGCACTGGAACTGGTTGCCAAACATCATGTAACTGTCCCTGATGGGAGGGGGGGGTTTAGGGGCCAGGCCTTTCCGCACATTCTCGTCCGTGTATTCCTTGATGTAGTGCATCGGGGGCAGAGGCAGGGCGCTCACCTGCTGTGGCTCACCCATCCTGAGTGTCTGGTGAACGACAACAGAAATGAAGTCTGTCAGACATGTTGGTAATATGAGCAGTTAACTAAATCCATGGATATATGGATTAAGTTATGCCAACACAacagtgtatgtatgtttgtagaTAGATTTGTTTATCTCGAAGCTGCTAAAAGGCAAACCTCTCTACAAACGTAA
Encoded here:
- the med7 gene encoding mediator of RNA polymerase II transcription subunit 7 codes for the protein MGEPQQVSALPLPPMHYIKEYTDENVRKGLAPKPPPPIRDSYMMFGNQFQCDDLIIRPLESQGIERLHPVQFDHKRELKKLNMSILVNFLDLLDILIKSPGSIKREEKLEDLKLLFVHMHHLINEYRPHQARETLRVMMEVQKRQRLETAERFQKHLERVVEMIHGCLASLPDDLPQSHPAVAAGVSGLPGAPGSGGNLRLKTEPMDLGGTGVSCAAADRDKHAPATKRQNVWDKDAAMCSIIDEMT